The following coding sequences lie in one Pseudomonadota bacterium genomic window:
- a CDS encoding HEAT repeat domain-containing protein, translating into MSWLLPPLEPTYSAALRDVNATGVEARVAAAQRLARPDAGDDKRAVEGLLKLAADADPRVRCAAIVSLARLDDTDLVREQGMCTVLARFEDADPHVRELAVIAAAQVAGASSFEALRRALGSPHPEVRFQAAAGIAEVAPSETLAELPPLLRDGDAEVRANAARALGSLARADHQARAAPHMRNRLAEAPATGADARGPDEKACRLEQGSLAQIRQLLRAALDDTDRAVRREAALGLGRLQQDEALFELCDALEDPSYGQEAAEVLGTLADARATEPLARVAASMLKPVSLRIASARSLILLGDQRGIDGLKRVLRGWRSAGRSYAAEVAGELEVVELADSLARLATRPRGSDPVVVARALAKLASRSEPALRALERLASHHGEAAEVARAALESIAAGECLAQAALRA; encoded by the coding sequence ATGTCGTGGTTGTTGCCGCCGCTCGAGCCCACGTATTCGGCTGCGCTGCGGGACGTGAACGCGACCGGCGTCGAGGCGCGGGTCGCGGCCGCGCAACGACTTGCTCGTCCAGATGCAGGCGATGACAAGCGCGCCGTCGAGGGGCTCCTCAAGCTTGCCGCCGACGCCGACCCGAGGGTCCGTTGCGCTGCCATCGTATCGCTGGCTCGACTGGACGACACGGATCTTGTTCGTGAACAAGGCATGTGCACCGTTCTTGCCCGCTTCGAGGACGCCGATCCTCACGTGCGGGAGCTCGCGGTCATAGCTGCAGCCCAGGTCGCTGGCGCGTCGTCGTTTGAAGCGCTTCGACGCGCGTTGGGCAGCCCTCACCCCGAGGTACGCTTTCAGGCGGCAGCCGGCATCGCGGAAGTGGCCCCGAGCGAAACTCTGGCGGAATTGCCTCCCTTGCTGCGCGACGGCGACGCTGAAGTGAGAGCGAACGCCGCGCGTGCCCTCGGCTCGCTAGCCCGCGCCGATCACCAAGCTCGAGCCGCCCCGCACATGCGGAACCGGCTGGCCGAGGCGCCGGCGACAGGGGCCGATGCGCGGGGCCCCGACGAGAAAGCCTGCCGGCTTGAGCAAGGGTCGCTAGCGCAAATCCGACAACTGCTGCGCGCGGCGCTGGACGACACGGACCGCGCGGTTCGGCGGGAAGCGGCTCTTGGATTGGGGCGGCTCCAGCAGGACGAAGCGCTTTTCGAGCTGTGCGACGCGCTCGAGGATCCAAGCTACGGGCAGGAGGCAGCGGAGGTGCTCGGAACGCTTGCCGACGCGCGGGCCACCGAGCCGCTGGCTCGCGTAGCCGCAAGCATGCTCAAGCCCGTCTCCCTGAGAATCGCCTCGGCGAGGAGCCTCATCTTGCTGGGAGACCAGCGGGGCATCGATGGACTAAAACGAGTGCTGCGAGGCTGGCGCTCGGCTGGGCGCAGCTACGCAGCGGAAGTCGCGGGCGAGCTCGAGGTAGTGGAGCTCGCAGACAGCCTCGCACGTCTTGCCACGCGCCCGCGTGGCTCGGATCCCGTGGTCGTTGCCCGAGCCCTGGCAAAGCTGGCATCCCGCAGCGAGCCTGCGCTACGTGCCCTGGAGCGCCTGGCCAGCCACCACGGCGAAGCTGCCGAAGTAGCTCGCGCCGCGCTGGAGAGCATCGCGGCCGGCGAGTGCCTCGCTCAGGCTGCGTTGCGAGCGTAG